The Lacrimispora xylanolytica genome has a segment encoding these proteins:
- a CDS encoding spore coat protein CotS — translation MNEKYTEVLSQYELEVLDVKRGRGAWLCETNQGLKLLREYKGTLKRLEFEDQVFSQMEEAGHLNVDRYVRNKEGELLSVAEDGTRWIVKDWYADRECNLKDSKEVLCAIEQIACLHKILRGIEFKEEWNLGSILVQQPAEEMERHNKELVRARSFIRNKRKKSEFELCVMGNYDTFYEQAMEACIGMAGFLENREIREEYLCHGDLNQHHILMCAHNVAIVEFNRMHKGMQMEDLYHFMRKAMEKHDWNLKLGMAMLDAYSDILPLSDADRTCLYYLFLYPEKYWKQINFYYNANKAWIPARNIEKLKDLEIQQSVRNSFLSRIK, via the coding sequence GTGAACGAGAAATACACAGAGGTGCTTTCGCAGTATGAGCTTGAAGTTCTTGATGTAAAGCGCGGCCGGGGCGCCTGGTTGTGTGAAACGAATCAGGGTCTGAAACTGCTTCGGGAATATAAAGGAACTTTAAAGCGCCTGGAATTTGAAGATCAGGTATTTTCACAGATGGAAGAAGCCGGCCATTTGAACGTGGATCGTTACGTCAGGAATAAGGAAGGGGAACTCCTCTCCGTCGCTGAGGACGGTACAAGGTGGATTGTAAAGGACTGGTATGCGGACCGGGAATGCAACTTAAAGGACAGCAAGGAAGTACTGTGTGCCATTGAACAGATAGCCTGCCTACATAAAATTCTAAGAGGGATTGAATTTAAGGAGGAATGGAACTTAGGTTCCATTTTAGTGCAGCAGCCGGCAGAGGAAATGGAGCGTCACAACAAAGAACTGGTAAGGGCCCGTTCCTTTATCCGGAATAAGAGAAAAAAATCGGAATTCGAACTTTGCGTGATGGGTAATTATGATACCTTTTATGAACAGGCTATGGAGGCCTGTATCGGAATGGCAGGCTTTTTGGAGAACCGGGAGATAAGAGAGGAGTACTTATGCCACGGGGATCTAAACCAGCATCACATTTTAATGTGTGCCCATAATGTCGCAATTGTAGAATTTAACCGTATGCATAAAGGGATGCAGATGGAAGATCTGTATCATTTTATGCGCAAAGCCATGGAAAAACATGACTGGAACTTAAAGCTTGGAATGGCAATGCTTGATGCTTATTCTGATATCCTTCCTCTTTCGGATGCAGACAGGACCTGCCTTTACTATTTATTCTTATACCCGGAAAAATACTGGAAGCAGATTAACTTCTATTATAATGCCAACAAGGCCTGGATACCGGCAAGAAACATTGAAAAACTGAAGGATCTTGAGATTCAGCAGTCGGTAAGGAACTCATTTCTGTCAAGAATAAAATAG
- a CDS encoding CCA tRNA nucleotidyltransferase, with protein sequence MKILVPQAAGNIIEQLNAHGFEAYVVGGCVRDSLLNRTPEDWDITTSAKPEQVKDIFPRTVDTGIQHGTVTVLCDKTGYEVTTYRIDGEYEDGRHPKSVEFTRNLEEDLKRRDFTINAMAYSDRDGLVDIFDGQKDLEQGIIRCVGNARDRFTEDALRILRAVRFSAQLGFSIEEETRKAITVIAPNMAKVSKERIQVELSKLLVSKHPETIVKVNECGISPYISGVFHQALKTLSGEENLVRLPDKKHMRWAGILRHQKPEIAVEILRDLKLDNDTISQVKTLVALWDQEIPEDKPAIRKVMSGLTPELFQDLLYFQNIFGRKPYLESLKKVEEFANEIIRDKDCIRLKDMAVTGRELIAAGRKPGPEIGEVLDALFEEVLKNPEHNKKDTLMNLAEML encoded by the coding sequence ATGAAGATTTTAGTGCCCCAGGCTGCAGGGAACATCATAGAACAACTGAATGCCCATGGATTTGAAGCGTATGTGGTAGGCGGGTGTGTCAGAGACAGTCTGCTCAATCGGACCCCTGAAGACTGGGACATCACAACCTCCGCAAAGCCGGAGCAGGTAAAGGATATATTTCCAAGGACCGTTGACACTGGAATTCAGCACGGGACGGTTACAGTGCTTTGTGACAAGACTGGGTATGAAGTAACCACCTACCGCATTGACGGAGAATATGAGGATGGACGCCATCCAAAATCTGTGGAGTTTACAAGAAATCTGGAAGAGGATTTAAAACGGCGCGATTTCACAATTAATGCCATGGCATACAGTGACCGGGATGGTCTGGTGGATATCTTTGACGGGCAAAAGGATTTGGAGCAGGGTATCATCCGGTGTGTAGGCAATGCAAGGGACCGGTTCACTGAGGATGCCCTGAGGATTTTAAGGGCTGTACGGTTTTCCGCCCAGCTTGGCTTTTCCATCGAAGAGGAGACGAGAAAAGCAATCACTGTGATTGCTCCCAATATGGCAAAGGTCAGTAAGGAGCGGATTCAGGTGGAGCTTTCCAAGCTGCTGGTATCAAAGCATCCGGAAACAATTGTTAAAGTAAATGAATGCGGAATCTCTCCTTATATATCAGGTGTGTTTCACCAGGCTTTAAAAACACTTTCCGGTGAGGAGAACCTGGTACGGCTCCCAGACAAGAAGCATATGCGCTGGGCTGGGATTTTGAGGCATCAGAAGCCGGAAATAGCAGTAGAGATATTAAGGGATTTAAAGCTGGATAATGACACCATCAGCCAGGTTAAGACCTTAGTCGCCCTCTGGGATCAGGAGATACCGGAAGATAAGCCTGCCATCCGAAAGGTGATGAGCGGACTGACTCCGGAGCTCTTTCAAGATCTCCTTTATTTTCAAAATATATTCGGAAGAAAACCTTATTTAGAAAGTCTTAAAAAGGTGGAAGAATTCGCCAATGAAATCATAAGGGACAAGGACTGCATCCGATTAAAGGACATGGCAGTGACCGGCAGGGAGCTGATAGCAGCAGGCAGGAAGCCAGGACCCGAGATTGGAGAGGTTTTAGACGCTCTGTTTGAAGAAGTCTTAAAGAATCCAGAACATAATAAAAAAGATACCCTCATGAATCTGGCTGAAATGTTATGA
- a CDS encoding ABC-F family ATP-binding cassette domain-containing protein, with translation MSILNVEHLTHGFGDRAIFQDVSFRLLKGEHIGLIGANGEGKSTFMNIITGKLQPDEGKVEWSKRVRVGYLDQHTVLEKGMTIREVLKGAFAFLFQMEEQMNDICDRMGEADEETMNSMMEELGTIQDLLMAHDFYIIDSKVEEVARALGLTEMGLDKDVTELSGGQRTKVLLGKLLLEKPDILLLDEPTNYLDTVHIEWLKRYLLEYENAFILISHDIPFLNSVINIIYHMENQNLDRYVGDYDKFQEVYAVKRSQLEAAYKRQQQEIAELEDFVARNKARVSTRNMAMSRQKKLDKMDVIELAREKPKPEFHFMEARTAGKVIFETSDMVIGYDEPLSRSLNLSMERGEKVVLVGANGIGKTTLLKSILGLVPALSGSVELGDYLSIGYFEQEMTPGNNTTCIEEIWKEFPSYTQYQVRSALAKCGLTTKHIESQVRVLSGGEQAKVRLCKLLNRESNVLLLDEPTNHLDVDAKDELKRALKEYKGSILLICHEPEFYEGLATRVIDCREWALRLS, from the coding sequence ATGAGCATATTAAATGTTGAGCATCTCACCCACGGATTTGGAGACAGAGCTATATTTCAGGACGTCTCCTTTCGGCTGTTAAAGGGAGAGCACATTGGACTAATCGGAGCCAATGGTGAGGGTAAATCCACATTTATGAATATCATAACCGGAAAATTACAGCCGGATGAAGGAAAAGTGGAATGGTCAAAGAGAGTCCGGGTCGGATATTTAGATCAGCATACGGTTCTTGAAAAGGGAATGACCATTCGTGAAGTGTTAAAAGGCGCCTTTGCATTCCTGTTCCAGATGGAAGAGCAGATGAATGATATCTGTGATCGCATGGGAGAGGCAGATGAAGAGACCATGAACTCAATGATGGAAGAGCTTGGAACCATTCAGGATCTTCTTATGGCTCATGACTTTTACATCATTGATTCCAAGGTGGAAGAAGTGGCAAGAGCCCTGGGATTAACGGAAATGGGTCTTGATAAAGATGTGACCGAGTTAAGCGGAGGACAGAGAACCAAGGTCCTTCTTGGAAAGCTTCTTCTGGAAAAACCGGATATTCTTCTTCTTGACGAGCCAACCAACTATCTGGATACGGTTCATATCGAATGGCTGAAACGCTACTTACTGGAATATGAGAATGCATTTATCCTGATCTCTCACGATATTCCTTTCTTAAACAGCGTAATCAATATTATTTACCACATGGAAAACCAGAATCTTGACCGCTATGTAGGCGATTATGATAAGTTCCAGGAAGTATATGCAGTAAAACGCTCCCAGCTGGAGGCAGCCTATAAGCGCCAGCAGCAGGAGATCGCAGAGCTTGAAGATTTCGTAGCCCGGAATAAGGCCAGGGTATCCACCAGAAATATGGCGATGTCCCGGCAGAAAAAGCTGGATAAGATGGATGTCATTGAGCTTGCAAGAGAGAAACCAAAGCCGGAATTTCATTTTATGGAAGCAAGGACAGCGGGAAAAGTTATCTTTGAAACAAGTGATATGGTAATTGGATATGATGAGCCATTGTCAAGATCTTTAAATCTCTCTATGGAGCGTGGAGAAAAGGTGGTTTTAGTCGGTGCCAACGGAATTGGAAAGACCACTCTTTTAAAGAGTATTCTTGGTCTTGTTCCGGCTTTAAGCGGAAGCGTTGAGCTTGGTGATTATTTATCCATCGGTTATTTTGAGCAGGAGATGACACCAGGAAATAACACCACCTGCATCGAAGAAATCTGGAAGGAGTTCCCCTCCTATACTCAGTATCAGGTCCGTTCCGCTCTTGCAAAATGTGGACTGACCACAAAGCACATCGAGAGCCAGGTCCGTGTATTAAGCGGTGGAGAGCAGGCTAAGGTGCGTCTATGTAAGCTGTTAAACCGGGAATCTAACGTTCTACTTTTGGACGAGCCGACCAACCATCTTGATGTAGATGCAAAGGATGAATTAAAGCGGGCATTAAAAGAATATAAGGGAAGCATACTTTTAATCTGTCATGAGCCAGAGTTTTACGAGGGTCTTGCAACAAGAGTCATCGACTGTCGGGAATGGGCATTAAGGCTGTCTTAA
- a CDS encoding phospho-sugar mutase, with the protein MKDYRSIFEEWLLNPYFDEATKKELREIQEDDNEIKERFYQDLEFGTAGLRGIIGAGINRMNIYVVRRATQGLANYIIKQGGAHKGVAIAYDSRHMSPEFAEEAALTLAANGIKAYKFESLRPTPELSFAVRELGCIAGINVTASHNPPDYNGYKVYWEDGAQFTPPHDKGVTEEVLGITDLSTVKTTTREAAVAAGNYEIIGASVDDKYIAHVKAQVVNQDAIDRMQDEISVVYTPLHGTGNLPVRRALKEIGFTHVYVVPEQELPDGNFPTVSYPNPEAEEAFALGLALAKEKNADLVLATDPDADRLGVYVKDSKTGYYIPLTGNMSGSLLCEYVLSQKKERGEIPGDGQVVKSIVTTNLVDAVAKSYGCELIEVLTGFKYIGQQILKNESSGHGTYLFGLEESYGCLIGTYARDKDAISASVALCEAAAYYKTKNMTLWDAMTAMYEKYGYYKDSVQAISLKGIEGQAKIRSIMETMRGEIPPMVGSYKVLSARDYKLDTIKDMATGEVRPTGLPQSDVLYYDLSDDAWLCVRPSGTEPKIKFYYGIKGASKEEAEEMSNNLGEAVMAMVNQML; encoded by the coding sequence ATGAAAGATTACAGGAGCATTTTTGAAGAATGGCTTTTGAATCCATATTTTGATGAGGCCACCAAAAAGGAACTTCGGGAAATCCAGGAAGATGACAATGAGATCAAGGAACGCTTTTATCAGGATCTTGAATTCGGGACTGCCGGCTTAAGAGGAATCATCGGAGCAGGCATCAACCGAATGAACATATACGTTGTAAGAAGAGCCACACAGGGGCTTGCAAATTATATTATAAAACAGGGCGGCGCCCACAAAGGCGTAGCCATCGCATATGACTCCAGGCATATGTCTCCGGAGTTCGCAGAGGAAGCTGCACTAACATTAGCTGCCAATGGTATCAAGGCATACAAATTTGAATCTCTGCGACCGACACCGGAGCTTTCTTTTGCCGTAAGGGAATTAGGCTGTATCGCTGGTATTAATGTAACGGCCAGCCATAACCCGCCGGATTATAATGGATACAAGGTTTATTGGGAGGATGGCGCCCAGTTCACGCCCCCACATGACAAAGGGGTAACAGAGGAGGTCTTAGGCATTACAGACCTTTCCACTGTGAAGACTACCACCAGAGAAGCTGCTGTGGCAGCGGGGAACTATGAGATCATAGGAGCTTCTGTGGATGACAAATACATTGCTCATGTAAAGGCCCAGGTCGTGAACCAGGACGCCATTGACCGTATGCAGGATGAGATCTCCGTTGTCTATACCCCTCTTCATGGGACTGGCAATCTTCCTGTAAGAAGAGCGTTAAAAGAGATTGGCTTTACTCATGTCTATGTGGTTCCGGAGCAGGAATTGCCAGATGGGAATTTCCCTACGGTCAGCTATCCAAACCCGGAGGCAGAGGAAGCCTTTGCCTTGGGACTGGCTCTTGCAAAAGAGAAGAATGCGGATCTGGTTCTGGCAACAGACCCTGACGCAGACCGTCTTGGAGTGTATGTAAAGGATAGTAAAACAGGGTATTATATCCCTCTTACCGGCAATATGTCAGGCTCTCTCCTGTGTGAATACGTGCTCAGCCAGAAAAAGGAACGGGGAGAGATTCCAGGGGATGGACAGGTTGTAAAATCCATCGTTACCACCAATCTGGTGGACGCAGTTGCCAAATCCTATGGCTGTGAGCTCATTGAAGTGCTGACTGGCTTTAAATACATCGGACAGCAGATCTTAAAGAATGAGTCTTCCGGGCACGGAACGTATCTCTTCGGTCTGGAAGAAAGCTATGGCTGTCTCATCGGAACGTATGCCAGAGATAAGGATGCCATTTCCGCTTCCGTGGCTTTGTGCGAGGCAGCTGCCTATTATAAGACAAAGAACATGACTTTATGGGATGCCATGACAGCCATGTATGAAAAATATGGTTATTATAAGGATTCGGTTCAGGCTATTTCCTTAAAGGGAATTGAAGGCCAGGCAAAAATCAGGTCAATCATGGAGACCATGAGAGGAGAGATTCCTCCGATGGTTGGAAGCTACAAGGTACTTTCTGCCAGAGATTATAAGCTAGATACCATTAAGGATATGGCAACTGGTGAGGTGAGACCAACCGGGCTTCCTCAGTCTGATGTTCTCTATTATGATTTATCCGACGATGCATGGCTTTGCGTAAGACCATCAGGAACAGAACCAAAGATTAAGTTCTATTATGGAATCAAGGGTGCTTCGAAGGAAGAAGCAGAGGAAATGTCTAACAATCTGGGAGAGGCTGTTATGGCCATGGTCAACCAGATGCTATAA
- a CDS encoding putative ABC transporter permease: MYVYSWSQWLLFFFIYCFIGWIIESTYVSVRSLHFVNRGFLRLPMLPLYGSGAIIMLWLSLPVKGNLILVFLFGMAGASLLEYVTGYVMERLFKMKYWDYSNNPFNINGYVCLGTSIAWGFLTLLLTEVVHRPLEWLVLKLDSSVTIYLVIGISIVFTIDTVHSVKEALDLGRILESMTKLKAELEEVQVQMALLKAETTQKVSEFKTETLVKITNLKSETASVIKESALVERLQSLTETKEKLSGYLNFYRKGILRRNPTASSKLFGEALKELKEYSKKYKKS, encoded by the coding sequence ATGTACGTATATTCTTGGTCTCAATGGCTGCTGTTCTTTTTCATCTATTGTTTTATTGGCTGGATCATTGAATCTACCTATGTTTCCGTAAGAAGTCTTCATTTTGTAAACCGTGGATTTTTGCGCCTTCCGATGCTTCCTTTGTATGGAAGCGGAGCCATTATTATGCTATGGCTGTCTCTCCCTGTTAAGGGTAATTTAATCCTTGTCTTTTTGTTTGGTATGGCGGGGGCTTCCCTTTTAGAATACGTGACCGGATACGTGATGGAACGTCTGTTTAAGATGAAATACTGGGATTACAGCAACAACCCTTTTAATATCAATGGTTACGTCTGTCTGGGTACCTCCATTGCATGGGGCTTTTTAACGCTTCTTTTGACTGAGGTGGTTCACAGACCTTTAGAATGGCTGGTCCTTAAATTAGATAGTAGCGTAACCATCTATCTGGTCATAGGGATTTCCATTGTATTTACCATTGATACCGTTCATTCTGTGAAGGAAGCACTGGATCTTGGACGGATCCTGGAATCTATGACAAAGCTAAAGGCAGAGTTAGAAGAGGTTCAGGTTCAGATGGCTCTTTTAAAAGCAGAGACCACACAAAAGGTATCGGAATTTAAGACTGAAACTCTGGTGAAGATCACCAACTTAAAATCAGAGACAGCCAGTGTGATCAAGGAATCCGCTCTGGTGGAACGGCTTCAGTCCTTGACAGAGACCAAAGAAAAGCTAAGTGGATATTTAAACTTTTACCGGAAAGGAATCCTTCGCCGGAATCCTACTGCTTCCTCTAAGCTGTTTGGGGAAGCGTTAAAGGAATTAAAAGAATATTCTAAGAAATATAAAAAATCCTGA